The proteins below come from a single Microtus pennsylvanicus isolate mMicPen1 chromosome 13, mMicPen1.hap1, whole genome shotgun sequence genomic window:
- the C13H1orf216 gene encoding UPF0500 protein C1orf216 homolog — protein sequence MFAAIQPGLAEGAQFLGGLPPGMCQPELQPDNNSNFVENAKDANKNWHGLPGKVEPLPMRSSSESPSDNQVFQATGLLEAGVRSPPEGAELPGAEPEKLSVASSVCSPLEDIGYASSSLSIDSLSSSPEPTCGTPRGPSPLDPLLPSVAQAVQQLQAQERYKEQEKEKHHAHLVMYRRLALLQWIRALQHQLVDQQARLQESFDTILDNRKELIRCLQQREASCGHQDHC from the coding sequence ATGTTCGCTGCCATCCAGCCAGGTCTAGCAGAGGGGGCCCAGTTCCTGGGGGGCCTGCCTCCTGGAATGTGTCAACCCGAGCTCCAACCAGACAATAATTCCAACTTTGTGGAGAATGCTAAGGATGCCAATAAGAATTGGCATGGTTTGCCAGGCAAAGTAGAACCCCTCCCGATGAGGAGTTCCTCTGAATCACCCTCTGACAACCAGGTCTTCCAAGCCACTGGGCTCCTTGAGGCGGGAGTCCGCAGTCCCCCCGAGGGTGCAGAGCTCCCCGGTGCTGAGCCTGAGAAGCTGAGTGTTGCCAGCAGCGTGTGCTCGCCTCTGGAGGACATTGGCTATGCCAGCAGTTCCCTGAGCATCGACAGCCTCAGCAGCAGTCCAGAGCCTACCTGTGGGACTCCTCGAGGCCCAAGCCCTCTGGatccccttctgccctctgtggcccaggctgtgcAGCAGCTGCAGGCTCAGGAGCGCTAtaaggagcaggagaaggagaagcACCATGCGCACTTGGTAATGTACCGTCGCTTGGCACTGCTTCAGTGGATCCGGGCTCTCCAGCACCAGTTGGTTGACCAGCAGGCCCGACTGCAAGAGAGCTTCGACACCATCCTAGACAACCGAAAAGAACTTATCCGCTGCCTCCAACAGAGGGAAGCATCGTGCGGGCACCAGGACCACTGCTAA